One window of the Zea mays cultivar B73 chromosome 3, Zm-B73-REFERENCE-NAM-5.0, whole genome shotgun sequence genome contains the following:
- the LOC118476723 gene encoding uncharacterized protein: protein MKHLREIGEERRTRSLLKRRLMMRLRKDGYDASLCRSSWVATAEHPGGDYEYIDVVVAGEHGGGAASSSSTSSSSSRIVVDIDFSSQFQLARPAPWYAQLWARLPPVFVGPRARLRKAVSLLCEAAQRSLRESGLHVPPWRRSGYMQAKWLPGGTSEVVAAAAQRSVAIARGAGGGTRRPGAGAGAGGLSMALLSSSGAEANGCQGQAGSMWA from the exons ATGAAGCACTTGAGAGAGATCGGGGAGGAGAGGCGGACGAGGAGCTTATTGAAGAGGAGGCTGATGATGAGGCTCAGGAAAGACGGCTACGATGCGTCGCTCTGCAGGTCTTCTTGGGTCGCTACCGCCGAGCACCCGGGAG GCGACTACGAGTACATCGACGTGGTCGTTGCGGGGGAGCACGGCGGGGGCGCGGCCTCGTCGTCTTCCACTTCCAGCAGCAGCTCCAGGATCGTGGTCGACATCGACTTCAGTTCCCAGTTCCAGCTCGCCAGGCCGGCCCCGTGGTACGCGCAGCTCTGGGCCCGGCTGCCGCCGGTGTTCGTGGGGCCACGCGCGAGGCTCCGGAAGGCGGTGTCGCTGCTCTGCGAAGCGGCGCAGCGGTCGCTGCGGGAGAGCGGGCTGCACGTCCCGCCGTGGCGGAGGTCCGGGTACATGCAGGCCAAGTGGCTCCCCGGCGGGACctcggaggtggtggcggcggcggcacaGAGGTCGGTGGCGATAGCGAGGGGCGCGGGCGGCGGGACCCGGAGgccaggcgcgggcgcgggcgcgggcggcctcTCGATGGCGCTGCTGTCCAGCTCCGGCGCTGAGGCCAACGGCTGTCAAGGCCAAGCTGGGTCCATGTGGGCGTAG